In a genomic window of Croceibacterium sp. TMG7-5b_MA50:
- the dgcN gene encoding N-acetyltransferase DgcN has translation MIATPYLLYLGHADDPVGIKTSRGLAVFRPESCVGEFRHDDCPLTLGLPRLSLDEAVAAGARTLVLGIANAGGVLGDALVRDAVAALEAGLDVAAGLHQRLADNPLIAAAAARTGRRLHDVRDAPAGLPVGTGYPRAGRRLLTVGTDCSVGKMYASLALVAGLRAKGLPADFRATGQTGILIAGAGVPLDAVVADFISGAIEQLAPARDDGGWDVIEGQGSLFHPSFAGVSTGLLHGAQAGVLVLCHDPARPHVRGLPGRALPTIAECIAANLQVARLTSPAVRMGGIALNTVSLDEDAARAMCAALAEEHGLACSDPHRFGVDDLIDGVLA, from the coding sequence ATGATCGCCACGCCGTACCTGCTCTATCTGGGCCATGCCGACGATCCGGTCGGCATCAAGACGTCGCGCGGATTGGCGGTGTTCCGGCCGGAGAGCTGCGTCGGCGAGTTCCGGCATGATGATTGCCCGCTGACACTGGGCCTGCCGCGCCTGTCGCTGGATGAAGCGGTGGCGGCGGGTGCGCGGACGCTGGTCCTGGGGATCGCCAATGCCGGCGGCGTGCTGGGCGATGCGCTGGTGAGGGATGCGGTGGCCGCGCTGGAGGCGGGGCTGGACGTCGCCGCCGGGCTGCACCAGCGCTTGGCGGACAATCCGCTGATCGCCGCCGCCGCCGCCCGCACCGGGCGCCGCCTGCACGACGTGCGCGATGCGCCCGCCGGGCTGCCGGTCGGCACCGGCTACCCCCGTGCCGGGCGGCGGCTGCTGACGGTGGGAACCGATTGTTCGGTGGGGAAGATGTATGCCAGCCTGGCGCTGGTCGCGGGGCTCCGGGCGAAGGGACTACCGGCGGATTTCCGCGCCACCGGGCAGACCGGCATCCTGATCGCGGGCGCCGGCGTGCCGCTGGACGCCGTGGTGGCCGATTTCATCTCCGGCGCGATCGAGCAACTGGCACCGGCGCGCGATGACGGGGGCTGGGACGTGATCGAGGGGCAGGGATCGCTGTTCCATCCCTCCTTCGCCGGCGTCAGCACGGGTCTGCTGCACGGGGCGCAGGCCGGGGTGCTGGTGCTGTGCCACGATCCCGCGCGCCCGCATGTGCGCGGCCTGCCCGGACGGGCGCTGCCGACGATCGCGGAGTGCATCGCGGCGAACCTGCAGGTGGCGCGGCTGACCAGCCCGGCGGTGCGGATGGGTGGCATCGCGCTCAACACCGTATCGCTGGACGAGGACGCCGCGAGGGCCATGTGCGCGGCGCTGGCGGAGGAGCATGGTCTGGCGTGCAGCGATCCGCACCGGTTCGGCGTGGATGATCTGATCGACGGGGTGCTGGCATGA
- the dgcA gene encoding N-acetyl-D-Glu racemase DgcA, producing MRTVQARAESFPLARPFRISRGTTLTANVVAVTVTENGHTGFGECVPYTRYRETVESTLAAIAGVRGALEAGAGRAELLTLLPAGAARNALDCALWDLEAQGAGQGLLPTTPIATALTVTIDTPDKMAEQARALAGVPLIKVKLDRDMIAERLAAVRGAAPGPRLIVDPNESWTIAEVEGLQGVMQEQRVDLLEQPLPAGDDTALQDYTGTIPIAADESVHIAADLATLPRGYSVVNIKLDKAGGLTAALELADAAEAAGYTLMTGCMVCSSLSIAPAMLPAARSRFVDLDGPVWLLQDRPGGVTVTDGMLHPPAPGFWGGGQPR from the coding sequence ATGAGGACCGTGCAGGCGCGGGCCGAAAGCTTCCCGCTGGCGCGGCCGTTCCGCATCAGCCGGGGCACAACGCTGACCGCCAATGTGGTGGCGGTGACGGTGACGGAGAACGGCCACACCGGCTTCGGCGAGTGTGTGCCCTATACCCGTTACCGCGAGACGGTGGAGAGCACGCTGGCGGCGATCGCCGGGGTGCGCGGCGCTTTGGAGGCGGGCGCCGGCCGGGCGGAGCTGCTGACGCTGCTGCCCGCGGGTGCGGCGCGCAACGCGCTCGATTGCGCGCTGTGGGATCTGGAGGCGCAAGGAGCGGGGCAGGGCCTGCTGCCGACCACGCCGATCGCCACCGCGCTGACCGTGACGATCGACACGCCGGACAAGATGGCGGAGCAGGCGCGCGCGCTGGCGGGTGTGCCGCTCATCAAGGTGAAGCTGGACCGCGACATGATCGCCGAGCGGCTGGCCGCGGTGCGCGGCGCCGCGCCGGGACCGCGGCTGATCGTCGATCCCAATGAAAGCTGGACAATTGCCGAGGTGGAAGGCCTGCAGGGCGTTATGCAGGAACAGCGGGTCGATCTGCTGGAACAGCCCTTGCCCGCAGGCGACGACACGGCGTTGCAGGACTATACCGGCACGATCCCGATCGCGGCGGACGAGAGTGTGCATATCGCCGCCGACCTCGCCACCCTGCCGCGCGGCTACAGCGTGGTGAACATCAAGCTGGACAAGGCGGGTGGGCTGACCGCCGCGCTGGAATTGGCCGACGCGGCGGAAGCTGCCGGCTACACGCTGATGACCGGATGCATGGTGTGCTCGTCCCTGTCGATCGCGCCCGCGATGCTGCCGGCGGCGCGCAGCCGGTTCGTCGATCTGGACGGGCCGGTCTGGCTGCTGCAGGACCGGCCTGGCGGCGTGACCGTGACGGACGGCATGCTGCACCCGCCTGCTCCCGGTTTCTGGGGCGGCGGGCAGCCGCGCTGA
- a CDS encoding dicarboxylate/amino acid:cation symporter, whose product MPHLLRRWLAVPLWQRVVGALLAGVALGLLWPAGATGIAVLGELFVRLIRMLVVPVVFVSLSAGVAALGDPKRLGSVGGRTVALFAFTTLCAVAIGMALGLLVQPGAGAAIGSATDFALGTPVSVHDQLVGIVPLNIVAALMDGDMLAIIFFAVLLGCGIVLAGDEGRPLAAVLESAGRVLFRLVGVVMELTPFGVLALIANAVAANGVAVFANIALLALCVAAGVLAQIVAVHLPLLRLVARRGLVRFFRDAADALVVAFSTASSAATLPVALRIAVEDMRLLPAVAGTVLPVGASIGKDGTAMYVGLLAVFSLQALGYQPDLLTLLLVLGTGALAAFGTAPIPSASLFMLAAVLSAVGVPGEQTALVVGFVLPFDRLLDMTRTVASANANLTVTACVARLDAG is encoded by the coding sequence TTGCCCCATCTGCTCCGCCGCTGGCTCGCCGTTCCACTGTGGCAGCGGGTGGTGGGGGCGTTGCTGGCGGGCGTCGCGCTGGGTCTGCTGTGGCCGGCGGGCGCGACCGGCATCGCGGTGCTGGGCGAGCTGTTCGTGCGGCTGATCCGGATGCTGGTGGTCCCCGTGGTGTTCGTCAGCCTGTCGGCCGGCGTCGCGGCACTCGGCGATCCGAAACGGCTGGGGTCGGTCGGCGGGCGGACGGTCGCGCTGTTCGCCTTCACCACCCTGTGCGCGGTCGCCATCGGCATGGCGCTGGGCCTGCTGGTGCAGCCGGGGGCAGGCGCGGCGATCGGCAGCGCGACCGACTTCGCGTTGGGCACGCCGGTGTCGGTGCATGACCAGCTGGTGGGCATCGTGCCGCTGAACATCGTCGCCGCGCTGATGGATGGCGACATGCTGGCGATCATCTTCTTCGCGGTGCTGCTGGGCTGCGGGATCGTGCTGGCGGGCGATGAAGGCCGGCCGCTGGCGGCGGTGCTGGAATCGGCGGGGCGGGTGCTGTTCCGCCTGGTCGGCGTGGTGATGGAGCTGACGCCATTCGGCGTGCTGGCGCTGATCGCCAATGCCGTGGCCGCGAACGGCGTGGCGGTGTTCGCCAACATCGCGCTGCTGGCGCTATGCGTGGCGGCGGGAGTGCTGGCGCAGATCGTGGCGGTCCACCTGCCGCTGCTGCGGCTGGTCGCGCGGCGCGGCCTCGTGCGCTTCTTCCGCGATGCGGCCGATGCGCTGGTGGTGGCGTTCTCCACGGCATCCAGCGCGGCCACGTTGCCCGTGGCATTGCGAATTGCGGTCGAGGACATGCGCTTGCTGCCGGCGGTGGCGGGCACGGTGCTGCCGGTGGGGGCGAGCATCGGCAAGGACGGAACGGCGATGTATGTCGGGCTGCTGGCTGTGTTCAGCCTGCAGGCGCTGGGATACCAGCCGGATCTGCTGACGCTGCTGCTGGTGCTGGGCACCGGCGCGCTGGCGGCGTTCGGCACTGCGCCGATCCCGTCCGCGTCGCTGTTCATGCTGGCCGCGGTGTTGAGTGCGGTCGGCGTTCCGGGGGAGCAGACCGCGCTGGTCGTCGGCTTCGTTCTGCCGTTCGACCGGCTGCTGGACATGACGCGCACCGTGGCGAGCGCCAACGCCAACCTGACGGTGACCGCTTGCGTGGCGCGGCTGGACGCCGGTTAG
- a CDS encoding DedA family protein has translation MLRKLYEWVMAKAAHPHATGWLALFSFMEASFFPIPPHPLLGLMCLANPARAIRYAAIATAASVIGGLLGYAIGYALYDTIGTELLALLGMTESFPVAACYLRAYGAEIIMIKGATPIPFKLLTITAGFIGMNIGTFILASIVSRSISFMIVGVLFRLFGAPIKRFIDKYLGLVTAGFAVAVVGGFLALMFLGGGGEETRDECRAEAGLIA, from the coding sequence ATGCTGCGCAAATTGTACGAATGGGTGATGGCCAAGGCGGCGCACCCCCATGCCACCGGTTGGCTGGCGCTGTTCTCCTTTATGGAGGCCAGCTTCTTCCCGATCCCCCCGCATCCGTTGCTGGGGCTGATGTGCCTCGCCAATCCGGCCCGTGCGATCCGCTACGCCGCGATCGCCACCGCTGCCTCGGTGATCGGCGGGCTGCTCGGCTATGCTATCGGCTATGCGCTGTACGATACGATCGGCACGGAATTGCTGGCGCTGCTCGGCATGACCGAAAGCTTCCCCGTCGCCGCCTGCTATCTCCGGGCCTACGGGGCGGAGATCATCATGATCAAGGGTGCGACGCCCATCCCGTTCAAGCTGCTGACGATCACCGCCGGCTTCATCGGCATGAACATCGGCACCTTCATTCTCGCCAGCATCGTCAGCAGGTCGATCAGCTTCATGATCGTGGGCGTGCTGTTCCGCCTGTTCGGTGCCCCGATCAAGCGGTTCATCGACAAGTATCTCGGCCTCGTCACCGCAGGCTTCGCCGTGGCCGTGGTCGGCGGTTTCCTGGCGCTGATGTTCCTGGGTGGCGGAGGCGAGGAGACGCGCGACGAATGCCGGGCGGAGGCGGGCCTGATCGCCTAA
- a CDS encoding terminase family protein, which produces MTSPDERLLVAERQGFWRGLDDESFGALLDGMDPQQRTMLLYHWRLHARAEQLQPLGDWRLWLIMAGRGFGKSRAGAEWVREVAKADPHARIALVGANLPEVRAVMVEGDNGVLACSPPLWPAPRFEPSLRRITFPSGAQAYLYSAAEPDSLRGPQHSHAWCDEIGKWDSTGERATMAWDNLQLGMRLGTNPRVLATTTPRAVPLVRRLHAQAQKPGGVLIQGSTMDNARNLPASYLLNMQEQYGGTTLGRQELNGELLTDVEGALWSRALIERLRIPLVPGVLKRVVVGVDPPASARGDECGIVVAGVLEGPRYVVLADVSVAKASPERWARAVAATVTEWQACRVVAESNQGGDMVESVLRAADCQMPVKQVKATTSKSARAEPVSTLYEGGKVHHVGVFPTLEDQLCGMIMGGGYEGPGRSPDRADALIWAMMDLVEGEARRPPRVLQL; this is translated from the coding sequence ATGACATCGCCTGACGAGCGGCTGCTGGTGGCCGAGCGGCAGGGATTCTGGCGCGGCCTGGACGATGAAAGTTTTGGCGCATTGCTGGACGGAATGGACCCGCAGCAGCGCACCATGCTGCTATATCACTGGCGCCTGCATGCCCGGGCCGAGCAGCTCCAGCCGCTGGGGGACTGGCGGTTGTGGCTGATCATGGCTGGGCGTGGCTTCGGCAAGAGCCGGGCCGGCGCGGAATGGGTGCGAGAAGTGGCCAAGGCCGACCCCCATGCCCGCATCGCGCTGGTCGGAGCGAACCTGCCTGAAGTGCGGGCGGTGATGGTGGAGGGCGACAACGGCGTGCTGGCCTGCAGCCCGCCGCTGTGGCCGGCCCCACGGTTCGAACCGTCGCTGCGCCGGATCACCTTTCCCAGCGGGGCGCAGGCATATCTGTACTCCGCGGCGGAACCCGACTCCTTGCGTGGACCACAGCATTCGCATGCCTGGTGCGACGAGATCGGCAAGTGGGACAGCACGGGGGAACGGGCGACCATGGCCTGGGACAACCTGCAATTGGGCATGCGCCTAGGCACGAACCCCCGCGTGCTGGCCACGACCACGCCCCGCGCGGTGCCGCTCGTCCGCAGGCTGCATGCCCAGGCGCAAAAGCCGGGCGGCGTGTTGATCCAGGGGAGCACAATGGACAATGCCCGCAACCTGCCCGCCAGCTACCTGCTGAACATGCAGGAGCAGTATGGCGGCACCACGCTGGGTCGGCAGGAATTGAACGGCGAGTTGCTGACCGACGTGGAAGGCGCGCTGTGGAGCCGAGCGCTGATCGAGCGGCTGCGGATCCCGTTGGTGCCCGGCGTGCTGAAGCGGGTGGTAGTGGGCGTCGACCCGCCAGCCAGTGCCCGCGGCGACGAATGCGGCATCGTGGTGGCGGGCGTGTTGGAAGGTCCACGCTATGTGGTGCTGGCGGATGTCAGCGTTGCCAAGGCCAGCCCCGAACGCTGGGCCAGGGCGGTGGCAGCCACGGTCACCGAATGGCAGGCCTGCCGCGTAGTCGCCGAGAGCAACCAGGGCGGCGACATGGTGGAAAGCGTGCTGCGTGCCGCCGACTGCCAGATGCCGGTCAAACAGGTGAAGGCCACCACCAGCAAGAGCGCCCGGGCCGAGCCCGTGTCGACCTTGTACGAAGGCGGCAAGGTCCACCATGTCGGCGTGTTTCCGACGCTGGAGGACCAGCTGTGCGGCATGATCATGGGCGGCGGTTATGAAGGACCGGGGCGCAGCCCCGACCGGGCCGACGCGTTGATCTGGGCCATGATGGACCTGGTCGAAGGCGAGGCAAGGCGGCCGCCGCGCGTATTGCAGCTGTAA
- a CDS encoding phage portal protein, which yields MSLFDSLRSAFKAGGGTRVPLTHGYVPPYAMALGVQPARIAFEYRRGVRDAFLDNPVAQRAVRIVADGVAAAPLTISDARVRRLIGAHSAGQSLLETLAAQLVLHGNAFVQIMRDENGAPAELFALRPERMAVVAGADGWPVAYDYGVGGSTVRLPVEDADGWPTVIHLKAFHPADDHYGAGCLSAAEGAVQIHNAAAAWNKALLDNAARPSGALVYANGDSSHLAPEQFDRLKEELAQAFSGSGNAGRPMLLEGGLQWQSLSMSPAEMDFAELKAAAARDIALAFGVPPMLLGLPGDNTYANYREASKALWRLTLLPLAGKILTGLQEGLTPWFPRLSLAVDLDRVPALAEDRERLWAQVSGADFLDADEKRALLGLPPRKGGEPVR from the coding sequence ATGTCTCTTTTCGATAGCCTGCGCTCCGCCTTCAAGGCGGGCGGCGGGACGCGCGTGCCGCTGACGCATGGCTACGTCCCGCCCTATGCGATGGCGCTGGGCGTGCAGCCCGCGCGCATCGCGTTCGAATATCGCCGCGGCGTGCGCGACGCCTTCCTGGACAATCCGGTGGCCCAGCGCGCGGTCCGGATCGTCGCCGACGGCGTCGCCGCGGCGCCGCTGACGATCAGCGATGCCCGCGTCCGCCGCCTGATCGGGGCGCATTCGGCCGGGCAGTCGCTGCTGGAGACGCTGGCCGCGCAGCTGGTGCTGCACGGCAACGCCTTCGTCCAGATTATGCGCGACGAGAACGGCGCCCCGGCTGAGCTGTTCGCGCTGCGGCCCGAACGCATGGCGGTGGTGGCCGGCGCGGACGGCTGGCCCGTCGCCTATGATTATGGTGTGGGCGGCAGCACGGTGCGCCTGCCGGTGGAGGATGCCGATGGCTGGCCCACGGTGATTCACCTGAAGGCGTTCCACCCAGCGGACGACCATTACGGCGCCGGCTGCCTGTCCGCCGCCGAAGGTGCGGTGCAGATCCACAATGCGGCGGCTGCCTGGAACAAGGCGCTGCTGGACAATGCGGCCCGCCCGTCGGGCGCGCTGGTCTATGCCAATGGCGACAGCAGCCATCTGGCCCCTGAGCAGTTCGACCGGCTCAAGGAGGAACTGGCCCAGGCGTTCAGCGGCAGCGGCAATGCCGGGCGTCCCATGCTGCTGGAAGGCGGCCTGCAGTGGCAGAGCCTGTCGATGAGCCCGGCGGAAATGGATTTCGCCGAGCTGAAGGCGGCAGCGGCGCGCGATATCGCGCTTGCGTTCGGTGTGCCCCCGATGCTGCTGGGCCTGCCGGGCGACAACACCTACGCCAATTACCGCGAGGCGAGCAAAGCGCTGTGGCGGCTGACGCTGCTGCCGCTGGCGGGAAAGATCCTGACCGGCCTGCAGGAAGGGCTGACGCCGTGGTTCCCGCGGCTGAGCCTGGCGGTGGACCTGGATCGCGTGCCGGCGCTCGCCGAGGATCGCGAGCGGTTGTGGGCGCAGGTGAGCGGCGCGGACTTCCTAGACGCGGACGAGAAGCGCGCATTGCTGGGCCTGCCGCCGCGCAAGGGCGGGGAGCCGGTGCGGTGA
- a CDS encoding DUF6127 family protein, which produces MLAGLIAQAGASGADLVTLRAIIEEASELGAERVLTRLNLGDDRAQDDIDELRDLLGAWRAAKSSAWKAAIEWLVRGLMAVLLIGIAVRLNVPEMLK; this is translated from the coding sequence ATGCTGGCTGGGCTGATCGCCCAGGCCGGCGCAAGCGGCGCCGATCTGGTGACGCTGCGCGCCATCATCGAGGAAGCGAGCGAGCTGGGCGCCGAGCGCGTGTTGACCCGGCTGAACCTGGGCGACGACCGCGCGCAGGACGACATCGACGAATTGCGCGACCTGCTGGGCGCGTGGCGCGCGGCGAAGTCGAGCGCGTGGAAGGCGGCCATCGAATGGTTGGTGCGCGGGCTGATGGCGGTGCTGCTGATCGGCATCGCGGTGCGGCTGAACGTGCCGGAGATGCTGAAATGA
- a CDS encoding HK97 family phage prohead protease: MTAIDKPLRFAGYAALFDIPDGARDVIRPGAFARTLAARREPVPLFWQHRPQQRIGTVELLAEDARGLRVIAQIDNPLSRAAAELTARRVSGLSFGYFARAATAFPAGRLLEDIDLFEVSLVTRPLQPGARVHLIG; encoded by the coding sequence ATGACGGCGATCGACAAACCCCTGCGCTTCGCCGGCTATGCCGCGTTGTTCGATATCCCTGACGGTGCCCGCGACGTGATCCGTCCGGGAGCCTTCGCTCGCACGCTGGCCGCCCGCCGCGAGCCGGTGCCGCTGTTCTGGCAGCATCGCCCGCAGCAGCGGATCGGCACGGTGGAGCTGCTGGCGGAAGACGCCCGTGGCCTGCGGGTGATCGCCCAGATCGACAACCCGCTGAGCCGCGCCGCCGCCGAGCTGACCGCCCGCCGTGTAAGCGGGTTGTCGTTCGGCTACTTCGCGCGTGCCGCAACCGCTTTCCCCGCTGGACGCCTGCTTGAGGACATCGACCTGTTCGAGGTCAGCCTCGTCACCCGCCCGCTCCAGCCGGGAGCGCGGGTTCACCTGATCGGGTGA
- a CDS encoding phage major capsid protein: protein MSSPNDQDVLAASFDIVARQDRTDDAIAELRTEIDEVKARIARLGRTGVSRVALAAGERGVEVKGFVEGYLRQGRETELKGLNSATGTEGGFAVPSEIDVAIAATVKAISPLRQVAQVVSVGSAGYRKLVSTGGAASGWVSEMAPRPATNTSAFKEVSPPSGELYANPAASQTMLDDAAFDLESWLTAEIAVEFARAEGAAFINGTGKNQPLGILRMPTADMRDDERAFGTLEYIKSGADDGFDVGPDLKLVDMIHSLKSNLRQGACWLMNSRTLAELRKLKTADGAFVWQASLSEGQPDRLLGYPVIEAEDMPDIDIGEYPIAFGNFQAGYLITERSATSILRDPFTNKPFVHFYATKRVGGQVLDSNAIKLLRIEA from the coding sequence ATGAGTTCCCCCAACGATCAGGACGTGCTGGCCGCGTCCTTCGACATCGTCGCGCGTCAGGACCGCACCGATGATGCCATTGCCGAGCTGCGTACCGAGATCGACGAGGTGAAGGCCCGTATTGCCCGACTGGGCCGCACCGGCGTTTCGCGCGTTGCGCTGGCCGCCGGTGAGCGCGGTGTCGAGGTCAAGGGCTTCGTCGAGGGTTACCTGCGGCAGGGCCGCGAGACCGAGCTGAAGGGCCTGAACAGCGCGACCGGGACCGAAGGCGGCTTTGCCGTGCCTTCCGAGATCGATGTGGCGATCGCCGCAACGGTGAAGGCGATCAGCCCGCTTCGCCAGGTGGCGCAGGTGGTGAGCGTCGGCAGCGCCGGTTACCGCAAGCTGGTGAGCACCGGCGGTGCGGCCAGTGGCTGGGTCAGCGAGATGGCGCCGCGTCCTGCGACCAATACCTCCGCCTTCAAGGAGGTGAGCCCGCCGAGCGGCGAGCTGTATGCCAACCCGGCCGCCAGCCAGACCATGCTGGACGATGCCGCGTTCGACCTGGAAAGCTGGCTGACTGCCGAGATCGCAGTCGAGTTCGCCCGCGCGGAAGGCGCAGCCTTCATCAACGGCACCGGCAAGAACCAGCCGCTGGGTATCCTGCGGATGCCGACGGCCGACATGCGCGATGACGAGCGCGCCTTCGGCACGCTGGAATACATCAAATCCGGCGCCGATGACGGTTTCGATGTCGGGCCCGACCTGAAGCTGGTGGACATGATCCATTCGTTGAAGTCGAACCTGCGCCAGGGTGCGTGCTGGCTGATGAACAGCCGGACGCTGGCGGAGCTGCGCAAGCTGAAGACGGCCGATGGCGCCTTTGTCTGGCAGGCGAGCCTGTCGGAGGGGCAGCCCGACCGCCTGCTGGGCTATCCGGTGATCGAGGCCGAGGACATGCCCGACATCGACATCGGCGAATATCCGATCGCCTTCGGCAACTTCCAGGCCGGCTATCTGATCACGGAGCGTTCCGCGACGAGCATCCTGCGCGATCCGTTCACGAACAAGCCGTTCGTCCACTTCTACGCCACCAAGCGCGTGGGCGGCCAGGTGCTGGATTCGAACGCCATCAAGCTGCTGCGCATCGAAGCATAA
- a CDS encoding phage head-tail connector protein: MKRAIVTPADMAGAALDELKSWLAITTTRDDSYLTTLLHAATDMCEAFTGLMPLSATCEEMLAPGTGWQALRTRPVQSILQVDRRDAAGTLSTMPVADYAIDLESEGGGRVRLLRDGGGVAVVRFVAGLAGEWSTLPASLRHGIVRLAADQFEQRGTAAARTAPPACVVALWQPWRRLRLR, encoded by the coding sequence ATGAAGCGGGCAATCGTCACGCCGGCCGACATGGCGGGCGCGGCTCTCGACGAGCTCAAATCCTGGCTCGCCATCACCACCACGCGCGACGATTCCTACCTGACCACCCTGCTGCATGCCGCCACGGACATGTGCGAGGCGTTCACCGGGTTGATGCCGTTGTCGGCGACATGCGAGGAAATGCTGGCACCGGGTACCGGATGGCAGGCGCTGCGCACCCGGCCCGTGCAGTCGATCCTGCAGGTGGACCGGCGCGACGCGGCCGGCACGCTGTCCACCATGCCGGTGGCCGATTACGCGATCGACCTCGAGAGTGAGGGCGGCGGCCGCGTGCGGCTGTTGCGCGATGGCGGCGGCGTGGCGGTTGTCCGCTTCGTCGCGGGTCTGGCCGGCGAATGGTCGACCCTGCCTGCCAGCCTGCGCCACGGAATCGTGCGCCTTGCCGCCGACCAGTTCGAGCAGCGTGGCACCGCGGCGGCGCGCACCGCTCCGCCGGCCTGCGTGGTGGCGCTGTGGCAACCATGGCGCCGGTTGCGCCTGCGATGA
- a CDS encoding DUF3168 domain-containing protein, with amino-acid sequence MENELRIALIDWLRTDAVLAEAVNIVAEEHPRQVSAPSIGLVASASTDWSTKTEHGREVRIALQYRSRGDEPAEAGRVVAAIERRVESLPRRQPGWQVVSITFLRARAEQRPRQDRAILLEYRFRMLSGELP; translated from the coding sequence ATGGAAAACGAACTGCGTATCGCGCTGATCGATTGGCTGCGGACCGACGCGGTGCTGGCCGAGGCGGTGAACATCGTGGCGGAGGAGCATCCGCGGCAGGTCAGCGCACCCTCTATCGGCCTGGTGGCAAGCGCCAGTACCGACTGGAGCACCAAGACGGAGCATGGCCGCGAGGTGCGGATCGCGCTGCAATACCGTTCTCGCGGCGACGAACCGGCAGAAGCCGGTCGTGTCGTTGCAGCTATTGAACGGCGGGTTGAAAGCCTGCCCCGCCGCCAGCCCGGCTGGCAGGTGGTGAGCATCACCTTCCTGCGGGCCCGCGCCGAACAGCGCCCCCGGCAGGACCGCGCCATCCTGCTGGAATACCGATTCCGCATGCTTTCAGGAGAACTGCCATGA
- a CDS encoding phage tail protein yields MTAQKGSAFLLKIAGEESTYRTVAGLRTTQMSINGDAVVVTHKESGGWRELLSGAGSRHVSVSAAGIFLGSEAENAIRAHALAGTVAPYELSFEHGEKLQGTFLVQRLDYAGDFNGERNYTLQLESSGPVVPA; encoded by the coding sequence ATGACTGCCCAGAAGGGTTCCGCCTTCCTGCTGAAGATCGCGGGGGAAGAATCCACCTATCGTACCGTTGCCGGCCTGCGGACGACGCAGATGTCGATCAATGGCGATGCCGTGGTGGTGACGCACAAGGAATCGGGCGGCTGGCGCGAGCTGCTGTCCGGTGCCGGTTCGCGCCACGTCTCGGTCAGCGCGGCGGGCATTTTCCTGGGCAGCGAGGCGGAGAACGCCATTCGCGCCCATGCGCTGGCCGGCACCGTGGCGCCATACGAGCTGTCGTTCGAGCATGGCGAGAAGCTGCAGGGCACGTTCCTAGTGCAGCGCCTCGACTATGCCGGCGATTTCAATGGCGAGCGCAACTACACGCTGCAGCTGGAGAGCAGTGGTCCGGTGGTGCCGGCGTGA
- a CDS encoding gene transfer agent family protein yields the protein MIAGPAANPIRGEAEMVIGGVPHLLRPTFAALVAAEAELGSLFALVDRASDGALRLDEMAALFWHCLADRDEVAREAVGQAVVAQGLAACARPLAMLLRQILQGA from the coding sequence GTGATCGCCGGTCCGGCGGCAAATCCCATCCGCGGCGAGGCTGAAATGGTGATTGGCGGCGTACCGCATCTGCTGCGCCCGACCTTTGCCGCGCTGGTTGCGGCCGAGGCGGAGCTGGGCTCGCTGTTCGCGCTGGTTGACCGGGCAAGCGACGGGGCCTTGCGGCTGGACGAGATGGCCGCGTTGTTCTGGCATTGCCTGGCAGATAGGGATGAGGTTGCGCGCGAGGCGGTGGGGCAGGCGGTAGTGGCGCAGGGGCTGGCGGCATGTGCCCGGCCCCTTGCCATGTTGCTGCGCCAGATCCTGCAGGGGGCCTGA
- a CDS encoding phage tail assembly chaperone — translation MSSFTAVAARLAGLVPAVLGWRPDEFWTATPAEVAAILAPQTPAGAVQGLGRGELNQLLERDHG, via the coding sequence GTGAGCTCCTTCACCGCTGTCGCAGCGCGGCTGGCCGGGCTGGTCCCGGCCGTTTTGGGGTGGCGGCCAGACGAGTTCTGGACCGCCACCCCGGCGGAGGTAGCCGCCATCCTGGCACCGCAGACACCCGCTGGGGCCGTGCAGGGCCTTGGCCGCGGCGAACTGAATCAATTGCTGGAGCGGGATCATGGATGA